One Clavelina lepadiformis chromosome 1, kaClaLepa1.1, whole genome shotgun sequence genomic region harbors:
- the LOC143462191 gene encoding sushi, von Willebrand factor type A, EGF and pentraxin domain-containing protein 1-like isoform X2: protein MSCLWNIHFFLLLWTSVAKSQDCNNPPSVGNTTIFTNSTVEYSLARYICNPGLYTLNFTSIVCFLGEWRSIDDGLPFPPDDLSESSLLIFPTCVKPAEGCGNPPLLINGAYESERQINHVNEVDQTITYSCVDGFQLLAPLGKKSICLIGNKWSLEKSASDFPRCEPDCGNPPEATNATVRVFSTIEGSVAHYICNEGLSTSDMTTSTCRRKGNKLYWDLKKLPLCRFPEQGCGNPPTIQNGYLLNIPSNNEGDILTYTCYDGYELIDPDGPNVICRSSWITESGSKIFPKCQPVCGALPTEPSGGLFLLDKVQSYKEEMSLSHGVEVRFTCKPEYILVRNATLTCIEGNWNWTINGEIGTPPLCYQDCGPTPLEENAVTNALSTLQTWTVDYACEPGFSNFRTKTIICDSDGKWVPLFPKDDESLSACKLPPPPGCGNPPPLKNGRFYEQQAYYNESDTVTYVCDYGFTIDNPSGSTSRCVAGNRWSLRQGSIEFPTCNSGCAQLPPGSSHGLEIVAQSSINPYGFDFRSVITYKCKNGFSLIGSPTLSCDNGVWIPELPSCVKVCYPPPPVANTNIKALSNTEGSSYEYVCKPGHSTNDSTITTCLGNGSWSLVKPPICGIPQSGCGNPLPLQNGNYSGKYPFNEGASITYHCHGDLEMVAPYGSVSICQAGNKWSLEMESVNEFPVCRSVCRSKPPSPGKNVLILSEPTLNKNGFYSLESTIVFACEESFSLAGSPTITCTGYGWLPGSAPAFCEKTLPNIFIPVTYTFLGPRRALDAIDINNTRDPQNDRNITNITSICGYPGFCVGSTPDIRYECFDKPLLECQACGMEKAGPFLFFVLLFGLAIFVCNALVIWVGCKRLNRGKSSKMDICKTSLAFADILTGIQILVVVSFNFSWSMTLTAVELNDRQWKLQSSPQAYVGAMFLILTFSSSLYHLVYMGGERLYAIVKPIHYKWQLNSAVYLGLGVVWSLALLSATVPAWFPDQFIYTYFAPTFLYYPALTEVSSNLDYSAATVVMTIFYVVPFAILTASCLFTAAFVYKADKQKKMNANDQSSPTSKLPIIVVGSLFYAGQLTCDNIASPFLVCFYLSMTNSLVNVIVYSARDGEFRNEIVDIFRPGYLKQLNVQSGVEKPKKDNIKNSKANSSEMDQQKSSKETTL from the exons atgtctTGTCTGTGGAATATTCATTTCTTCTTATTGCTGTGGACTTCTGTTGCCAAGTCTCaag ATTGCAACAACCCTCCGTCGGTTGGAAACACAACAATTTTTACCAATTCAACAGTCGAATATTCATTAGCTCGGTACATCTGCAATCCTGGTTTATATACTTTAAACTTTACTTCCATCGTGTGCTTTCTTGGGGAATGGAGAAGCATTGATGACGGATTACCATTTCCACCTGATGATCTTTCAGAATCAAGCCTATTGATCTTCCCAACTTGTGTGAAGCCAGCTGAAG gatGTGGAAACCCTCCGCTATTAATAAATGGAGCATATGAAAGTGAACGCCAAATAAATCATGTGAATGAAGTTGACCAAACAATAACCTACTCTTGTGTTGATGGATTCCAACTATTGGCTCCATTGGGAAAAAAGAGTATTTGTCTTATTGGAAACAAATGGAGTTTAGAAAAGAGTGCATCAGATTTTCCCAGATGTGAACCCG ACTGTGGAAATCCTCCAGAAGCAACAAATGCAACAGTAAGAGTATTTTCAACAATTGAAGGATCAGTTGCTCACTACATTTGTAATGAAGGATTGTCCACAAGTGACATGACCACATCTACTTGCAGAAGAAAAggaaacaaactttattgggaCCTCAAAAAACTTCCATTATGTCGTTTTCCAGAACAAG GATGCGGAAATCCGCCTACGATTCAAAACGGATATCTACTCAATATTCCTTCAAACAATGAGGGCGatattttgacctatacatGCTATGACGGATATGAACTAATTGATCCCGATGGCCCTAATGTGATTTGTCGTAGTTCCTGGATTACGGAATCTGGATCCAAAATATTTCCCAAGTGTCAACCTG ttTGCGGTGCCCTGCCGACAGAGCCTTCGGGCGGGTTGTTTCTTCTCGACAAAGTACAAAGCTACAAGGAAGAAATGTCTTTGTCACATGGGGTCGAAGTTAGATTTACCTGTAAACCGGAATATATTTTAGTGAGGAATGCAACACTTACATGTATTGAAGGGAATTGGAATTGGACGATTAACGGAGAAATAGGAACTCCTCCGCTATGTTACCAAG ACTGCGGCCCAACGCCATTGGAAGAAAATGCGGTTACTAACGCTCTATCTACGCTGCAAACATGGACAGTTGACTACGCCTGCGAACCAGGCTTTTCTAATTTTCGTACTAAGACAATAATATGTGATAGCGATGGAAAATGGGTTCCTTTGTTTCCAAAAGATGATGAGTCTCTTTCAGCATGTAAACTACCTCCACCCCCAG GTTGTGGCAATCCACCGCCATTAAAAAACGGTAGATTTTACGAGCAGCAGGCCTACTACAATGAAAGCGACACTGTGACATATGTCTGCGATTATGGGTTTACAATCGATAATCCTAGTGGCAGTACCAGCCGTTGTGTGGCAGGAAATAGGTGGAGCCTGAGGCAAGGGTCGATTGAATTTCCCACTTGCAACAGCG GATGCGCTCAATTACCACCAGGATCAAGTCATGGCTTGGAAATTGTAGCTCAATCATCAATAAATCCCTATGGCTTTGATTTTAGATCAGTTATAACTTACAAGTGCAAAAACGGGTTCAGTCTTATTGGAAGCCCAACACTGAGTTGCGATAACGGTGTGTGGATACCGGAACTACCATCTTGCGTAAAAG TTTGTTATCCACCACCGCCTGTAGCTAACACAAATATCAAAGCTCTATCGAACACAGAAGGATCAAGCTATGAGTATGTTTGCAAACCAGGTCATTCAACGAACGATTCTACAATAACTACCTGTCTAGGAAACGGTTCTTGGAGCTTAGTTAAACCTCCGATATGTGGTATTCCTCAATCAG GTTGTGGAAACCCACTGCCTTTACAAAATGGTAACTACTCCGGTAAATATCCATTCAACGAAGGTGCTTCGATAACTTATCACTGCCATGGTGACTTGGAGATGGTTGCTCCATATGGTTCTGTGAGTATTTGCCAAGCTGGTAACAAATGGAGCCTGGAGATGGAATCAGTCAACGAATTCCCAGTCTGTCGATCAG TTTGCAGAAGTAAACCTCCATCTCCTGGGAAAAATGTGCTTATTTTGAGTGAACCAACTCTGAATAAAAATGGATTCTATTCCTTGGAGAGCACAATAGTGTTTGCTTGCGAAGAATCTTTTTCTCTTGCCGGAAGTCCAACTATAACTTGTACAGGATATGGGTGGCTTCCGGGCAGCGCTCCCGCTTTTTGCGAGAAAA caCTTCCTAATATCTTCATTCCCGTTACGTACACCTTTTTGGGACCGCGTAGAGCATTGGATGCAATTGACATCAACAACACAAGAGATCCTCAAAATGACCGAAATATCACAAATATCACAAGCATCTGCGGATATCCGGGGTTTTGCGTTGGATCCACTCCGGACATCCGTTATGAGTGCTTCGACAAACCCCTGTTAGAATGTCAAGCGTGCGGTATGGAAAAAGCAGGTCCATTTCTCTTTTTTGTTCTACTCTTTGGTTTggcaatttttgtttgcaatgCTTTGGTTATTTGGGTTGGATGCAAACGCCTCAACCGAGGAAAATCGTCTAAAATGGACATCTGCAAAACTTCTCTTGCATTTGCTGATATCTTGACAG GCATACAGATTTTGGTCGTGGTGAGCTTTAATTTCAGCTGGTCGATGACCTTGACTGCAGTTGAACTGAACGACCGGCAGTGGAAATTGCAAAGTTCTCCACAAGCTTATGTTGGCGCGATGTTTCTTATACTCACCTTTTCCTCTTCGCTTTACCACTTGGTTTATATGGGCGGCGAAAGGCTTTACGCTATTGTAAAGCCGATACACTACAAATGGCAACTGAATTCAGCAGTTTATCTAGGTCTGGGTGTAGTGTGGTCTTTAGCATTGTTAAGCGCCACTGTCCCGG CTTGGTTTCCTGATCAGTTCATTTACACCTACTTCGCACCAACCTTCCTTTACTATCCTGCGCTTACCGAAGTTTCTTCAAACTTAGACTATTCTGCTGCAACTGTTGTCATGacaattttttatgttgttcCTTTTGCCATACTC ACTGCTTCTTGCCTCTTTACAGCAGCTTTTGTATATAAGGCggataagcaaaagaaaatgaacGCTAATGATCAATCTTCACCGACATCGAAAC TTCCTATCATTGTCGTGGGTTCCTTATTCTATGCTGGTCAGTTAACTTGCGACAACATCGCATCACCTTTCTTGGTTTGCTTTTATCTCAGCATGACAAACag cTTAGTCAACGTCATTGTATACAGCGCAAGGGATGGCGAATTTCGGAATGAAATCGTGGATATTTTTAGACCTGGTTACCTGAAGCAACTGAATGTTCAGTCGGGTGTAGAGAAACCGAAGAAAGACAACATCAAAAATAGCAAAGCGAATTCTTCAGAAATGGATCagcaaaaatcatcaaaagAAACCACGCTTTag
- the LOC143462191 gene encoding sushi, von Willebrand factor type A, EGF and pentraxin domain-containing protein 1-like isoform X1 has protein sequence MSCLWNIHFFLLLWTSVAKSQDCNNPPSVGNTTIFTNSTVEYSLARYICNPGLYTLNFTSIVCFLGEWRSIDDGLPFPPDDLSESSLLIFPTCVKPAEGCGNPPLLINGAYESERQINHVNEVDQTITYSCVDGFQLLAPLGKKSICLIGNKWSLEKSASDFPRCEPDCGNPPEATNATVRVFSTIEGSVAHYICNEGLSTSDMTTSTCRRKGNKLYWDLKKLPLCRFPEQGCGNPPTIQNGYLLNIPSNNEGDILTYTCYDGYELIDPDGPNVICRSSWITESGSKIFPKCQPVCGALPTEPSGGLFLLDKVQSYKEEMSLSHGVEVRFTCKPEYILVRNATLTCIEGNWNWTINGEIGTPPLCYQDCGPTPLEENAVTNALSTLQTWTVDYACEPGFSNFRTKTIICDSDGKWVPLFPKDDESLSACKLPPPPGCGNPPPLKNGRFYEQQAYYNESDTVTYVCDYGFTIDNPSGSTSRCVAGNRWSLRQGSIEFPTCNSGCAQLPPGSSHGLEIVAQSSINPYGFDFRSVITYKCKNGFSLIGSPTLSCDNGVWIPELPSCVKVCYPPPPVANTNIKALSNTEGSSYEYVCKPGHSTNDSTITTCLGNGSWSLVKPPICGIPQSGCGNPLPLQNGNYSGKYPFNEGASITYHCHGDLEMVAPYGSVSICQAGNKWSLEMESVNEFPVCRSVCRSKPPSPGKNVLILSEPTLNKNGFYSLESTIVFACEESFSLAGSPTITCTGYGWLPGSAPAFCEKTLPNIFIPVTYTFLGPRRALDAIDINNTRDPQNDRNITNITSICGYPGFCVGSTPDIRYECFDKPLLECQACGMEKAGPFLFFVLLFGLAIFVCNALVIWVGCKRLNRGKSSKMDICKTSLAFADILTGIQILVVVSFNFSWSMTLTAVELNDRQWKLQSSPQAYVGAMFLILTFSSSLYHLVYMGGERLYAIVKPIHYKWQLNSAVYLGLGVVWSLALLSATVPAWFPDQFIYTYFAPTFLYYPALTEVSSNLDYSAATVVMTIFYVVPFAILTASCLFTAAFVYKADKQKKMNANDQSSPTSKRMRKRKLSVLKTLAIMQFGFTITLIPIIVVGSLFYAGQLTCDNIASPFLVCFYLSMTNSLVNVIVYSARDGEFRNEIVDIFRPGYLKQLNVQSGVEKPKKDNIKNSKANSSEMDQQKSSKETTL, from the exons atgtctTGTCTGTGGAATATTCATTTCTTCTTATTGCTGTGGACTTCTGTTGCCAAGTCTCaag ATTGCAACAACCCTCCGTCGGTTGGAAACACAACAATTTTTACCAATTCAACAGTCGAATATTCATTAGCTCGGTACATCTGCAATCCTGGTTTATATACTTTAAACTTTACTTCCATCGTGTGCTTTCTTGGGGAATGGAGAAGCATTGATGACGGATTACCATTTCCACCTGATGATCTTTCAGAATCAAGCCTATTGATCTTCCCAACTTGTGTGAAGCCAGCTGAAG gatGTGGAAACCCTCCGCTATTAATAAATGGAGCATATGAAAGTGAACGCCAAATAAATCATGTGAATGAAGTTGACCAAACAATAACCTACTCTTGTGTTGATGGATTCCAACTATTGGCTCCATTGGGAAAAAAGAGTATTTGTCTTATTGGAAACAAATGGAGTTTAGAAAAGAGTGCATCAGATTTTCCCAGATGTGAACCCG ACTGTGGAAATCCTCCAGAAGCAACAAATGCAACAGTAAGAGTATTTTCAACAATTGAAGGATCAGTTGCTCACTACATTTGTAATGAAGGATTGTCCACAAGTGACATGACCACATCTACTTGCAGAAGAAAAggaaacaaactttattgggaCCTCAAAAAACTTCCATTATGTCGTTTTCCAGAACAAG GATGCGGAAATCCGCCTACGATTCAAAACGGATATCTACTCAATATTCCTTCAAACAATGAGGGCGatattttgacctatacatGCTATGACGGATATGAACTAATTGATCCCGATGGCCCTAATGTGATTTGTCGTAGTTCCTGGATTACGGAATCTGGATCCAAAATATTTCCCAAGTGTCAACCTG ttTGCGGTGCCCTGCCGACAGAGCCTTCGGGCGGGTTGTTTCTTCTCGACAAAGTACAAAGCTACAAGGAAGAAATGTCTTTGTCACATGGGGTCGAAGTTAGATTTACCTGTAAACCGGAATATATTTTAGTGAGGAATGCAACACTTACATGTATTGAAGGGAATTGGAATTGGACGATTAACGGAGAAATAGGAACTCCTCCGCTATGTTACCAAG ACTGCGGCCCAACGCCATTGGAAGAAAATGCGGTTACTAACGCTCTATCTACGCTGCAAACATGGACAGTTGACTACGCCTGCGAACCAGGCTTTTCTAATTTTCGTACTAAGACAATAATATGTGATAGCGATGGAAAATGGGTTCCTTTGTTTCCAAAAGATGATGAGTCTCTTTCAGCATGTAAACTACCTCCACCCCCAG GTTGTGGCAATCCACCGCCATTAAAAAACGGTAGATTTTACGAGCAGCAGGCCTACTACAATGAAAGCGACACTGTGACATATGTCTGCGATTATGGGTTTACAATCGATAATCCTAGTGGCAGTACCAGCCGTTGTGTGGCAGGAAATAGGTGGAGCCTGAGGCAAGGGTCGATTGAATTTCCCACTTGCAACAGCG GATGCGCTCAATTACCACCAGGATCAAGTCATGGCTTGGAAATTGTAGCTCAATCATCAATAAATCCCTATGGCTTTGATTTTAGATCAGTTATAACTTACAAGTGCAAAAACGGGTTCAGTCTTATTGGAAGCCCAACACTGAGTTGCGATAACGGTGTGTGGATACCGGAACTACCATCTTGCGTAAAAG TTTGTTATCCACCACCGCCTGTAGCTAACACAAATATCAAAGCTCTATCGAACACAGAAGGATCAAGCTATGAGTATGTTTGCAAACCAGGTCATTCAACGAACGATTCTACAATAACTACCTGTCTAGGAAACGGTTCTTGGAGCTTAGTTAAACCTCCGATATGTGGTATTCCTCAATCAG GTTGTGGAAACCCACTGCCTTTACAAAATGGTAACTACTCCGGTAAATATCCATTCAACGAAGGTGCTTCGATAACTTATCACTGCCATGGTGACTTGGAGATGGTTGCTCCATATGGTTCTGTGAGTATTTGCCAAGCTGGTAACAAATGGAGCCTGGAGATGGAATCAGTCAACGAATTCCCAGTCTGTCGATCAG TTTGCAGAAGTAAACCTCCATCTCCTGGGAAAAATGTGCTTATTTTGAGTGAACCAACTCTGAATAAAAATGGATTCTATTCCTTGGAGAGCACAATAGTGTTTGCTTGCGAAGAATCTTTTTCTCTTGCCGGAAGTCCAACTATAACTTGTACAGGATATGGGTGGCTTCCGGGCAGCGCTCCCGCTTTTTGCGAGAAAA caCTTCCTAATATCTTCATTCCCGTTACGTACACCTTTTTGGGACCGCGTAGAGCATTGGATGCAATTGACATCAACAACACAAGAGATCCTCAAAATGACCGAAATATCACAAATATCACAAGCATCTGCGGATATCCGGGGTTTTGCGTTGGATCCACTCCGGACATCCGTTATGAGTGCTTCGACAAACCCCTGTTAGAATGTCAAGCGTGCGGTATGGAAAAAGCAGGTCCATTTCTCTTTTTTGTTCTACTCTTTGGTTTggcaatttttgtttgcaatgCTTTGGTTATTTGGGTTGGATGCAAACGCCTCAACCGAGGAAAATCGTCTAAAATGGACATCTGCAAAACTTCTCTTGCATTTGCTGATATCTTGACAG GCATACAGATTTTGGTCGTGGTGAGCTTTAATTTCAGCTGGTCGATGACCTTGACTGCAGTTGAACTGAACGACCGGCAGTGGAAATTGCAAAGTTCTCCACAAGCTTATGTTGGCGCGATGTTTCTTATACTCACCTTTTCCTCTTCGCTTTACCACTTGGTTTATATGGGCGGCGAAAGGCTTTACGCTATTGTAAAGCCGATACACTACAAATGGCAACTGAATTCAGCAGTTTATCTAGGTCTGGGTGTAGTGTGGTCTTTAGCATTGTTAAGCGCCACTGTCCCGG CTTGGTTTCCTGATCAGTTCATTTACACCTACTTCGCACCAACCTTCCTTTACTATCCTGCGCTTACCGAAGTTTCTTCAAACTTAGACTATTCTGCTGCAACTGTTGTCATGacaattttttatgttgttcCTTTTGCCATACTC ACTGCTTCTTGCCTCTTTACAGCAGCTTTTGTATATAAGGCggataagcaaaagaaaatgaacGCTAATGATCAATCTTCACCGACATCGAAACGTATGAGGAAACGAAAGTTGTCTGTGCTGAAGACTCTAGCAATCATGCAATTTGGATTCACAATTACATTAA TTCCTATCATTGTCGTGGGTTCCTTATTCTATGCTGGTCAGTTAACTTGCGACAACATCGCATCACCTTTCTTGGTTTGCTTTTATCTCAGCATGACAAACag cTTAGTCAACGTCATTGTATACAGCGCAAGGGATGGCGAATTTCGGAATGAAATCGTGGATATTTTTAGACCTGGTTACCTGAAGCAACTGAATGTTCAGTCGGGTGTAGAGAAACCGAAGAAAGACAACATCAAAAATAGCAAAGCGAATTCTTCAGAAATGGATCagcaaaaatcatcaaaagAAACCACGCTTTag